Part of the Microbacterium immunditiarum genome is shown below.
GCGAAGATCGGGATCTCGGCGTCGTTCGCGGCGGTGACGATCGAGGCGATGGACGAGACGTCGGTGTAGCCGTCGAGGATGACGTCGGCGCCCTGGCCGATCGCACTCTCGACCGCGGGGTTCATCTTCTGGAAGTCGAAGTCCCCCTGGATCATCGTGAGATCCCAGCCGAGCTCGTCGGCCTTCTCCTGGACGGCCTTGACCCACCACGCGCCGACCGGCGTCTGGTTGCCCGATGTGAACGCGATGACCTTGAAGGTGCCGTCGTCGTCGCCTCCGCCGGAGCCGGCGGTGCTGCCGCCCGAGCCCGAGCATCCGGTCAGTGCCAGCACGGCCGCGGCGGCCAATGCCCCCGCGATCTTGAACTTCTTACGCATGTGTCTACTCCTTTGTGATTGCGCTTGCCGATTGAGGGGTGAGTGGCCCGCGGGCTCGTCCCCGCGGGCCCGAGGGAGGATCGCTAGGTCTCCCGCGTCTTGAGCGACGACAGCGTGACTGCCGCGATGATGATGAGGCCCGTGACGACCTGCTGCACGTACGCGTTGACGCCCAGGATGTTCAGGCCGTTGCTCATGACGCCGATGATCGCGACACCGATCATCGTGCCGACGAGGTTCGCGGCACCCGAGCGGATGACGGTCATCCCGAGGAACACCGCCGCGACCGAGAACAGCGTGTTGTCACCGCCCTGCTCGGCGGCCGCGCTGCCGAGGCGCGCCGCGAGGAGGATGCCGCCGATCGCCGAGATGACACCGGCGAGAGTGAAGGCGAGGAGCCGCGCGAACCGCACGTTCACGCCCGACAGGCGCGCCACCTCGACGTTGCCGCCGATCGCGTGCCAGCGGCGTCCGACCGTCGTGAAGCGGAGCCCGGCCCAGATCAGCACGGAGATGGCGATCGCGAAGTACACGGGCAGCGGAATGTTCAGGAAGCGGCCCTGACCGAGCTGGTTGAACTCGGCCGGCATGCCGAACACCGTCGTGCCCCCGGTCACGAGATAACCGAGGCCGATCACCGAGGTCATCGTGGCAAGCGTCGCGACGAACGCGGACATCTTGAGATACGCGATGAGGATGCCGTTGATGAGACCGACGGCAAGGCCGACGGCAATGCCCGCGAGCAGCGCCACGCCGAGCCCGTTCTCCTCCAGGAGGAGCACCGACGTGACCGCCCCCGCGAGGCTCGAGGTCGCGCCCACGGACAGGTCGAAGTCGCCCAGGACCATGACGATCGTCTGCGCGCCCGCGATGATCGCGAGGATCGAGATCTGGTACAGGATGTTGCGCACGTTCACGAACGAG
Proteins encoded:
- a CDS encoding ABC transporter permease, with translation MTTQKESTRTATVVAQQSRAAGRLLISGGTVVALILLILFFFLMRPDTFLSFVNVRNILYQISILAIIAGAQTIVMVLGDFDLSVGATSSLAGAVTSVLLLEENGLGVALLAGIAVGLAVGLINGILIAYLKMSAFVATLATMTSVIGLGYLVTGGTTVFGMPAEFNQLGQGRFLNIPLPVYFAIAISVLIWAGLRFTTVGRRWHAIGGNVEVARLSGVNVRFARLLAFTLAGVISAIGGILLAARLGSAAAEQGGDNTLFSVAAVFLGMTVIRSGAANLVGTMIGVAIIGVMSNGLNILGVNAYVQQVVTGLIIIAAVTLSSLKTRET